One segment of Carya illinoinensis cultivar Pawnee chromosome 1, C.illinoinensisPawnee_v1, whole genome shotgun sequence DNA contains the following:
- the LOC122302645 gene encoding exopolygalacturonase-like, which produces MADNNAAGNWASVHATILILCFAIACCCKAKGMSHALVDTFLGANLRRITYDIRPGLNHEKVFNVLHFGANPDGRKDSTQPFIRAWRAACGFKGRSSLLIPGGTFLLSEIVFAGPCSGPSPTIVQVIGTLKATTDIREYSSSEWVLFQSISGLVIKGSGTFDGQGGAVWKYDCKDNKNCVQLPSNIKFNKVTNGVLQGITSLNSKGVHVFITQCEDIRVHNIRVIAPGDSPNTDGIHVSHSNNVRIAETIIRTGDDCVSMIQGATNVAINKLTCGPGHGISVGSLGKYRHEEDVRGIVVKNCTLSGTDNGVRIKTWPGSDSSSASGMLFQDIIMNNVKNPIIIDQRYCDRSSKCTKEPSRVRISNVYYVNIKGTSSSAVAVNLMCSKQFPCQDVHFYNIDLRYELKGMGASTATCANAVVRYGGRQNPPPCK; this is translated from the exons ATGGCAGACAATAATGCAGCAGGAAACTGGGCTTCCGTTCACGCCACCATTCTGATTTTGTGCTTTGCAATTGCCTGCTGCTGCAAGGCAAAGGGCATGTCGCATGCACTTGTTGATACTTTCCTGGGTGCTAACTTACGTCGGATTACTTACGACATTCGGCCTGGTCTTAACCATGAGAAAGTCTTCAACGTATTACACTTCGGTGCCAATCCTGACGGTCGAAAAGATAGCACCCAG CCGTTCATAAGAGCATGGCGTGCTGCATGCGGCTTCAAGGGAAGGTCGAGTCTACTAATCCCCGGAGGGACTTTCTTACTATCTGAGATTGTGTTTGCAGGGCCATGCAGCGGCCCATCTCCCACAATAGTTCAAGTTATAGGGACATTAAAAGCAACAACGGATATCAGAGAATACTCTTCCTCTGAATGGGTCTTGTTTCAATCCATCAGTGGCTTGGTAATTAAAGGAAGTGGGACTTTTGATGGGCAGGGTGGTGCTGTTTGGAAATACGACTGTAAGGATAACAAAAACTGCGTCCAACTCCCATCG AACATTAAGTTCAACAAGGTCACCAATGGAGTCCTGCAGGGCATCACTTCCCTTAATAGCAAAGGGGTTCACGTATTCATCACTCAATGCGAGGACATCAGGGTACACAACATTCGTGTAATTGCCCCCGGAGATAGCCCCAACACTGATGGCATCCATGTTAGCCATTCCAACAACGTGCGAATTGCTGAAACCATCATCCGCACTGGGGATGATTGCGTCTCTATGATCCAGGGAGCCACAAACGTCGCAATCAACAAATTAACCTGTGGACCTGGTCATGGCATTag TGTGGGTAGCCTCGGCAAGTACCGTCACGAGGAGGATGTGAGAGGCATCGTTGTGAAAAATTGCACCTTGTCTGGCACAGATAATGGGGTTAGAATCAAAACATGGCCAGGATCTGATTCAAGTTCAGCGTCTGGCATGCTTTTCCAGGACATCATTATGAACAATGTGAAGAACCCCATCATTATAGACCAGCGATACTGCGATAGATCAAGCAAATGCACGAAAGAG CCATCGCGTGTAAGGATCAGCAACGTTTATTACGTAAACATTAAGGGAACCTCAAGCTCAGCAGTGGCAGTGAATCTGATGTGCAGCAAGCAGTTTCCTTGCCAAGATGTTCACTTCTACAACATCGATTTGAGGTACGAGCTGAAGGGAATGGGTGCCAGTACTGCTACATGTGCCAATGCAGTAGTAAGGTATGGTGGAAGACAAAACCCACCACCTTGCAAATAG